GAATGGCCATACTTCCCAAGGGTGAAAGGCGAGATGAGatatttaaaggagaaaataacttAGTTTTGTTTCCAACAGGGAGTTTCCACCAGGGGTGATTCTGCCCCCTGGGGACAGAGGGCAATGTCTGGGGATATCTGTCATTGTCACACTGGTGGGGAGGTGCTCCTAGCATTGGGTGGATGGGGTCAAGGATGCTGCTCCTCACTCCACAGGGCCCAGGATGGCCCCCCACAAAGGATGACCTGGCATTAAGGCCAGCAGTGCACTGTTTATGAGCACTGACAAGCGGAAAGACCTTGGCCCATCACAGGAAGTCAACTTATAAATTtcgtatatttatttttattagtttattttttggccacagtgtgcagcatgcgggatcttaattcctcaaccaggAGTTGAactcacgccccctgcattggaaggcagagtgggAAGTCCCATGTAAAGCTCATGTATTTAAAGAGCATATAATTGTGGCCCAGCGGCCCCCTTCATGGCACACATTCAAATGGTCCCTGTGGTGTACACTTCATCAGAACAACCCAAGAAGCTTTCTCTTAAGTAGATGTGCTTGTTCCTTGATAAAGCTTCAGAATCCAGGCAGTTCCAGGTAGACTTGtcctttgtcattgttgttttcccctcatttttaataatgtgaagaaaaaaatttttttgcagattctttttttaaaactccagaaGGGATTCTAATGTGCACCCCAAGATTGAGGGACTGAAATCAAGCTCCAagtgatttcttctctctcctccctgacAACCCAGTAATTCTACCCACCCACCTTCCTCCCCCCCAATAAACCTTAATTTAGAACATTATTATCAACACGCACGTATCCTCGCCATGTGCCAGGAGTGTGCGAGGTACACGCATCTCCTCGTTTCACCCTCGCAGCGATCCTGTGAGGTACCTGCTCCAGttttattactcccattttacagaggaataAACTAAACCCCCAGAGGTGACACAGCCAAGAGAGCAGTCAGAGGGGACAGGAGAAGGCAGGCCCACCTATCAGAGCCCACTCCACTCTCAACCTGTGCAAGACCATAGCCTGCAACTGAGCAAGTCTGAGACCTTGGCATTTGCCTCGCTGACATCCAGCAATGGTGAAGGCTCTTTGCTGCTCATCACACCTGTCTTCTCCCACCCATATTCCAGCCCTGAGCAACCCCCGCTTCACAGGGAAAATCAAGTGCCACCCACTTCCCTCAATATCATTGTCCCCAAAACTTCTACTTTGATTCCTGACTCTGACTCCCCAAATTCCTGAAAAATTCAGCCACCAACACAAGCCTTTCCACTTCCCCTCTGTGCCCTGCACACCAGAAACAAACCTCAAACAGTGTGTCCAGCAGCCATTGTCTGCAGCTCAGTGAGTTACCAAGGGGTCTCTGCCTACACCAGATGATTAGTCAAAGTGGGGGGCAACTCCCTTCTACTATCCTCATTACTGACTTCAAACCTAGACCCCCTCCATTTCCTCCTGAATAGTCAACCTCTTGCAAAACacctggcgggggcgggggtgggagggtggtctCCCAGCCTCTAGCCCACCTCTCTCCACTCTCCTCACTCTCTCATCCTTCATAGACACTCTGTTTCTCCCAACAGCCATCGATGCCTTCTGAAAGAAGCCTGACACTGCCCCCCCCACTTCTCTCAGTTCCCCCGAAGTCTGCTCTCTGACCCTATGCCAGCTCACCCTGACCCCAAGTTCCTccaccatcaccaactccatcgCAGTCCACTCCCCTGCTACCCTGGAGCCTCAGCTCTAGCCCAATCCCCAACTCCAATGACAGAGCCCCAGCCCAGCTCAGATCCCCAGCCTCCTTTCAGTGGATCCCGACCCCCAACTCCAATCCAAATTCCCAGCCTCAGTCTCTTCTTCCTCAAGGGACTCCAACCCTCAACTCCAtcagcagccccctccccagctaaCCTTCAACCCCCAGCTCCAGACCCCAACTCTAACTCAATCCAGGGCCCAGCCCATCTTCAGGAAACCCGGCCCCCAACTCCAGCTCGGATTCCCAGACTCTCCTCACAGACCCCGACTTTCAACTACAGTCCGGATTCCTAGACCCTCCTCACAAACCCCGACTTTCAACTACAGCCCGGATTCCCAGACCCTCCCCACAGACCCTGACCCCCAACTCTAACCCGGATCCCCAGTGCCTCCTCACAGACCCGGACCGCCAACTCCAGCCCGGGTCCCCGGTGTCTCCTCACAGACCCCGATCCCCAACTCCAGCCCATATCCCTGGTCCTTCCTCACAGACCCCGACCCCCAACTCCAGCCCGGATTCCCGGTGTCTCCTCACAGACCCGACCCTCAGCTCCCGCCCAGAATCCTGGGCGCCTCCTCACAGACCCAGACCTCCAACTCCGTCCCGAGCCAAATCGGAGCCGTTCCAGGAGGGCTCCCCCACCCGCAGCCTCCCAGGCCTCCCCTCCGCCCCAGCCGCGCCCTGCCCAGGGGGCTTGAGGCGGGGGTGGCAGACCCAGGCCCGAATAGCGGCGGCAAGCGCCCCTACCTGCGATAGGGCCACCACGGCCGCCTCAGCCCCGCCGCACAGCCGAACCCACCGCCGGCAGGCGAGCACCCGCTCCCCTCTGCGGGGGCAGGGCcagcgggcggggggcgggcacTGGAGGCTGACGCGGCCAATCGAGAGCCCCGGCGAAAGGAGctagggctgggggcggggcgcaGAGCAGGCAGCGGGGTAGGGTGCGCCTGGGAGAGAGGGCGGGGTGTAGGGTGCGGGCGGGGCCAGGAGGCGGAGCGCTGAGTGGCACCGCGGCTGGCCACCCGCAAGGGAAGAATGCGCGGGGGGCGGGGCTATGCTAATATGCAAATAGGTACGTTGTGGTGGACCGCTCCGCGAGGGTCCAGCTGAATTTCAGAGGTGACTTGGTGACTGACGTAAAGGAGGCGCGAGGCGATTTGCCAGTTCAAATCCCGGGTAAGATAGAGGGTTCAAATCCGTATCCTAGCTCACTTGGGGGTAGTAACGTCCCCTTCCGATCTGTCGCTTGACCTCTGTACAATGATAATAACTGCTTCCTCTCCTTGAATGGTCCTCATAAAGCTAGGAGGAGAAACGATATTATCCCCGTTTTACAGAGGTGGAAAATGAGTCTCAGAGAGGTCAAACTCAAGGTCATTCGCCCAACCCTGTCCAGGGTTTCATAATATCCTGAGTCGATTGTAAAATGCAGATTTACGGGCCCTCACCCAGATGGAATGAACCAGAACCCTGAAGGCAACTGGACCCCTGGAGTGTGCATTGTTGACATGCTCCCCTGGTGATGTTGGGAAGCATTTGGTGTGTCTCTAAAAGTATACAGCAGTCGTGGAGAGGAGAGTTTCTCATACAGGAGGATGAAGCCATTGTACTGTGGGACATCAGGAACTTTGTGCAACACTGTTACTCTCTGATCTGAACTGCTGGCCTACCAGCTGGGCCCTCCAGGGCTGCTGTCATCCCCGCAGGAATCTCCCTGCTCACTCCCCGCAGTGCACAGACAGAACCAGAGATCTGGGGACTGCATCTTCCTCCCCAGCTCCATCCCTCAGGAGAAATTACTGTCTGAACAAGGGTGGCCAACTGGTGGCCCCGAGGCAAGATGTGGCCCCCAAATCCtgtaaaaattctaaatttgtTGCCAAAATTGAAAAACTAGGATGTTTCatgaaaagaaattcagatttcCAGGAGCTCTTGAAAAATTAGGTCTGGCAGTTCCTTCAGATGTCAGGTAAAGGGACTGATTGCCAGTGGCCCCAAAGACAGATTCAGGCAGGGCTGGGGCAAGGGAAGTGAGACACTTTTCTCAAATCCAGAACCTAAAGGGGTGTCCCCAAACATTCACCATCAAGATAAAcactattatataatatttataatgtctttttttaaatttttggccacagggtgtgcagcttgtgggatcttagttcccctatcagggatcgaacctgcaccccttgcactggaagctcagagtcttaaccactggactggcagggaattccccataaatgtcatattttaaaaattaaaaatagatgtaGAAATAATCCATGGTGAACAAAATAACTACAGTTTAAAGAAAGACAAGATTTGATTCTGTGTTTGTGCACACCAGCTCCCTTGCTACCCTCTAGCCCCAGCCCTGTCAGATCCTATCTTTATTTCAAATAGTGATGTTTTGCTCATCATGGATTCCTTTGCattaaatattgcattaaaatatatatatctagatgacttgagtatttttttttccctcactcgTGGAGAGAGCTTCATTCTCCTCACGCTGGGGCACCGTGGGGACATTGCTTTGCTTTTCCTTCTAGCCCCAGCCCCACTTGTCAATTGGCAAACTTGGGAACTTGCTTagtagttcagtggctaagactctgagctgccagtgccaggggcctgggtttgagctagaccccacatgcctcaactaaagatcccatgtgccgcaacaaagacccagtgtagtcaaataaataaagttttaaaaaaataaatttgcaaattCTGTCCTGAGCCATCTAgcagatgggaaagctgaggccCTGCAGGTTTTCCCCCCACATAATATGGGGATCATCATGCCTGCCAGAGCCCCTTCACTGACTGCAGTAAGTACTTGGTCCAGCAGGGCCTGTGAGATCTCcagaggggaccacagaggagaaGCACTGAAATGTCCCCACGGTGCCCCCGAGTCCTTGTTCACAGCAGTCCAAGCTCTTCCCACAGCCCCCTCCCTCAGCTCTGCCCCACACCTCCCCATCCTTCTGGTCCCTCATCCTTTCCAGGTGGCGAGCTGacttccccacccccaaagaaGGCGCACTGGTGGGGAATGTGGAATCCACGACTTTATTGCAGGAAGACTATTTCTAGAGTGAATGCTACACAGACCCCCACAACAGGGGGCAGGGGGACACCCACATGCGAGGGGGCAAAGGGGCAGGGGCGGGGTCACAGCAAGCATGGCCTGGCACGGTCCCCAGAACCCCTCTGTCCCCCAGGGTCGGGGCAGGGCCTGGAGCAGGAGAGGCCTGGAGGCGGGCAGGGCCCCAGGGAGATTGTGCTATCAGGGTGTGTCCCTGAGAAAGGGCCGCAGGCCCCCGCCCAGCCCTACTTTCTCTGGCACCTTCAAGTGGGAGGGGTCAACACCAGTTGCTGTGGGCCCTGGACCCACCACAGGCCAGGGGAGATCAGCTATACCCAGATAGGATGTTACCTGTTCTTCCATGGGCCTGTCCACATGCCGGGCAGTGACACACatgtgcatatgcacacacacacagtgtacccagtaaatatttgtggaatgaacaGCCACACAGACGCAAGGGCAAAAAACACACTGCTACCAAGATGGACACAAACAATCCTTCTCACCCACATACAGTCCACCTGGTCACATGACAACAGCTACAGGGCCTCTCTTTCAcatgtgcgcatgcacacacacacacacacacacacacacacagcttcctcACACTTCATGACACCAGCGCTGCTAAATGGCTCCAGGGAGAGGCCCAGGAAACAGGCAGCTGAGATCCTCCGTCCCAGGACCACAGGCAACTGAATGCTGCCACGAGCACATGAGCTGGGATGTGGGTCCATCCCTGATCATGCCTTCAGATGAGGCCACAAATGCATGCTGTTGCAAGTTGCTGAGTTTGTGGTCATGTGTTCCCTAGCAACAACTGACGGATACAGATGTTAGGCTGAGAGACACCCTACTACAGAGTGAAACAGGTGTGGCATTCCTCAGTCAGGACGAAAAGGTTTACCAATGCTTTCTGCTATTAATAAACCACATCACCCACACCCAAAAATGCAGCCACGTACAGCCACACTCTTGCAGGTGCCAAGGTCACCCGTCACAAGTGTCCAGTCCTGTTGGTAACCACATGACCCACATCTCCATACACCCTACACTGTGATCACACTGCATACTGTCACACACACAGGAGCCCCCCCTTACATGCTTAGACATAAGCCATCCGCCCAGCATACCGAGGTGCCCAGTTTATCATCCCATGGGATCCCCCCACACCACTCTAGGCCTACAGGTCACCTTCACACTGGCCGACACAGCCTCACCAGGTCCCATGAGTGTGGTGTCATCTAGACACTTACAAAAACATAATCTCAGGGTGGCAGGCACACCCGGACTCCGGGACACACGCCTTCCTGGGCAGCCCCCATGACCTAGTAGGTGGAGGCAACAGGTTGGGCAGAGCTCCATCTCCAGCCCCACGGACCCTGCTAGTGCTGAGTCCGGATGCCTGCCTCTGACAGGGTCCAGctccccctccccaactccctgcCCAAGGCTCAGTGGTGACAAGCTGTGtcgctctctgtccatgggctgtGTCCAGGATGGCCCTCCATATTCATCCCAGACAGTCTCCTGGAGTTGTGCTGTGGCCATTGGCCGGTTCTGGGCCTCCTCTGCCTACACCCCAGGCCCAGGCCAGGTGTGGAGTGGGATTCCAGGCTGGTGGGGCACTGCTGAGGGCCCTGTTTGGTTATTGCCTGGCAGCCTGAGACCCAGCCCGCAAAGCCCCCCACCAAGCTGTGGGGATGGGGGCGAGAGGAGTGGTCTGGGACCTGGGTTGGGGGGGCCCAGGTCAGAGGTCATGAGGgatggaagggggaggggagtgtATATTAAACACCAAAtaggagaaaacaaaatctgaggTCCATGTGCATTTCaactccctcctccccagcaagGTCACAGTGATCTAATGGGGGGACCCAAGGGGAAGGGGCAGAAGTGGCAGACATGGAGATGGGGGAAAAAACCGGCGTCCTCAGTCCAGATGAGGACAAACAGCTTCCCCCCCGACGCCTGTTTTCCCACGTGCAGATCATGGGGGCCACCTCCAGCACTCGCCTTCTGGGGATACAGACAGGATGGGGGGTCGGGGCAAAGAGGGAGGGAACCGCAGAGTGATGCAACCGAGCTGGATTGCCACAAGCCCAGATCTGCCACAGGTTCGGCAAGGCCTGTTTCCCTGCCGGAGATGGTGGATGAAGGGAGAGAAGTGGAAGAAATgggagagaggccaggagaggaggagaaagggaggaggaagagggcacAGGACTTGGGGAGAGGCCTGTGCCCGGGACAAAGGGGTGCCAGCGGCGGTGACGGGCTCTCTGGGCTCACATGAGGATGCATTTGCCCTTGATGCGGTCTGTCCTCTTCTGTTTGCTGGAGCGCTTGCCGTCGATGTTCAGGCTCATGTTCCGGCGCGTCTCCAGCGTGAGTAGCTCCTGGAATAGCTCCTTGACGTTGTAGTTCATCTTGGCTGAAGTTTCCATGAAGGCGCACTTCCACTCCTGGGCCACAGCCTGGGCCTCGCGGGTGTCTACCTCCCGCTGGGTCTCGTCGCACTTGTTGCCCACCAGCATGACGGGGATGTCCTCCACGCTGCCCTTGATCTGCACGATGAGCTTGTAGATGGGGCCCAACTCCTCCAGCGACTGCTTGCTGGTGACCGAGAAGACCAAGATGAAGGCATGGCCCTTGGAGATGGACAGCCGCTGCATGGCCGGAAACTGGTGACTGCCCGTGGTGTCAGTGATCTGCAGCGTGCACACACTCTTGTCGCAGCTGATGACCTGCCGGTAGGTGTCCTCGATGGTGGGGATGTAGGTGTCCCGGAACGTGCCTTTGACGAAGCGCAGCACCAGCGAGCTCTTGCCCACGCCGCCCGCCCCGAACACCACCACTCGGTAGTCGTTGCTCTGTTCAGGCATCTTCcacgcgggggtggggggcggggccgggagagCTCGCAGCTGTGGCTGCTAGAACCCCAGACCGACCCTGCACAGAGAGGAGTGTCAGATGCAAAAGGCCCACCCAGGTTGGGAGGGAGTGGGAAGGGTGGGCTTCTCGGAGGAGGCAGCATTTCTCCTGCCTCCCTGTTGATCTGGTTGACTTTGCCATTCAGAGCCGCACCCTCTGCCTGTCTGCTTTCCCTCAATGAAATCTGGGGCTTGAGCTTCTTTCAGGGTGTGGAAAGACTTGACTGGAAGGAGCGTGGAGATGCTGGCATGGGGTGCACACCCACAGCTTCCTCCACCTGTGcgctccccagcccccaggaggCACTGGCTTTTCCCGGGGTCTGTGACTGGGGCAAGCTGCCTTGCCACCCTgagtctgttttctcctctgcaaaaCAGGTGAAGTGATGCCTGTCTCCAGCCATCACAGGCTCTCTGCTCTCCCTCAAGCCCATGGGAGCTGCATGGTGGGGTATCTTTAAAatgcagatgaaaaaaaaaaaatgcagatggcAGGGCCTCAGCCTTGGAAGCAGTGAATCCTTTGGTCCAGGGCCACAGTCCTGGGAACTTGCATTTTAAAGCTGCTCTCCTTCCCACATCCCCTAAGTGTGATCCTGGTGCGAAAGGTCCAAAAATTTGCAAATCATAAAGCTGGTTTTCCAGgttgtagatgagaaaactaaactaAGCTTAGAGAAAGCCCCACTTCCTAAACTCCAAACCCAGACTACAGTCTGGCCTGCCACTCAGGTCTGATGTGTCTGTAGGAACAGAACTCTCTGCGAGGGagtcctctcatcctctgtcctctcctctgtGCTCAGAGAGGTCCAGTGACCTTGGGAGGTCACACAGCACAGCAATTCCTAAAATGATGATGGTGGGGGAAAAACTGTGGCCTGGGGGTGAAAAGGCAGGAATCCTGTCTCCAGCATCTGCATCCTTATCTATAGAAACAGCAGAgaccccttccctgcctcctctcaGCCATCTCTGCGGGTCCATCAGCATGGAGGGGTGTTTCTACAATGAGATAGAGAAGACATGGGAAGATTGCCCCCTGGCCATGCTACTGACCTCAggtattgggggtggggggggcatgTGGTATGCAAGACCCAACGACATGGACCTGGCAATGAAAACCCCAGTAAGTAAATTGATGTCCCCGAgcctcagtgttcccatctgtgaaatgtgaGCAGTTGCAGTGCCCATTCCATGAAGGTGCTGGGACAAAGAGTGCCAGATGCTGGAGAAAGCCCTTGGCCGGGTGCCTGGCACACAAGAGCCCTCAGTAAAGATGGACAGACATGATTCTCCATCTCAAGGACCCAGGGTGTAAAGCACCTGGCTGGTGGCAGGTTTGGAAGGCACGTTCTCAGTGATCAAAAGTACCAGGTTTGTCAGAAAAAGACAGACAGTGAAGCTAACGGCTGACACAGACCTCACAAATGACGTGCCCGGCAAACTTGTAGGAGCTTTAGCAGCTCTAACTCGTGGGGGACTGTTAGGCATCTTGGTGAAATGCATAGCATTGGGGGGCAGTGGCTGGTGGGGCTGGCAGCCTGCTCTGCAGTTACTGCCCTCTCCTGGGTGAGCACCCCAAGAAGTGGGCTCAGCACTTGGCAGCCAGGCACCGCCCAGACTGATCGAGGGACCTGCGGTGGCTGGTTACCATTGGTTAGGCTGACCCGACCCAGTCCTTGCCTTGAGCTGAGTGCAGACCCCCCAGCAGGCTTCCAGGCATGTCCACGGGGGTGTCCTCCAGGAGGGATCCATGGGGGCCTGGGATCTCTGACCGGGAGCCCTGTTCCATAACCCCCAAACCCATGCCAGGAGCCTCCCTGGGTGCCATTtgaatcccaccctcacctcccctgggctggggtggggggaggagggggccgtGGGCACCGAGGCTCCAGAGGGGGTGGCACAGGCTCAAGGTCACAGCAGAGGAGTGGCCGAGCAGAGCAGGGTTTGAACTGGCCCTGGTTGGCTGCAAGGCCTGGGGTCCTTCCCCTGTGCAAGGCAGCCCACCTTGAGACTCCTAGGCCAGACGAAACTGCCCAGTCCTGGGCCCCGGAGTCCAGCGAGGAAGGTTGGAGCGACCTTAGGTGCAAGAAAACAGGCCCAGCTCAGGGGAGGGCTtgagggcaggggctggctgCCCCAAGGGGGTCTGACTTAGGGACTACCTAACCAATGAGGGGTTTGATGACAGAGGGCCTGCTCTAGAGGGGCCTGTCGGGGGAGGTCAGCCCAGGGGCTCCCCTTGGCCCAAGGAGGATCTAAATGATGGGGGAGGGGGTTTCCACCGGAGGAGGGGCTCCTGGATGAGGGGCTTGGCTTGAAGAGGGAGCGGAAGGGCTGAATGGGTGTGTGGTCGGGAGAGACCAGCTCGGGGCCCACCTGACTCCTCCTGGAGAGGCCCTGACGGCGGGCCGAGGAGGGGCTGCGGTGGGCCGGAGGGGCTGGCTTGGTCGAAGGGCTCCCGGTCAGTACCGTGGGGGAGGGGTGATGCCAAAAGGGAGCTGTCCAAGGTGGGCGCGCGGAAGGAGGCCCAGCCAGGGCCCGGCCGGACTGGGGAGGGGGTTCCGGTGGAGGGCTCGGCGGAGAGGAGGGCCCAGCCCCGCGGCCGCGGAGGGTGGGGCTCAGACAAAGGAGGGGCACGCGGGGAGAGGACCTGCGGGCCTCGCGGGGTGATGCAGAGGGCCctggcgccccccgccccccgccctggCCACCTACCTGGGCGCTCGTCCCTGCAGCGCCGCCGCGGCTGCTGCTGACCGGCTCCGTGTCCGCTTGGGCGCCGCCGCCCCCCGCACGCCTGCCGCCGCCCGCCCGAGCTGCCTTCGCCGCCGccgcgcccgcgcccgcgcccgtCCCCGCCCGTCCCCGCCCGCCGCCGGGCGCCGCGCTCCGCCCCTCCCCCGGGACCCGCGCCCCGGGCCAAGGTCACCGCCGCCCCGCGCCCGGCCGCGCGCGCACAGTCCCTCCCGGGCCTCGCTCAGACCCCCGCCCCTACATCGCCGCCTGGCAAACACACAGTGCTGCCAGGGACGCAATGGGGGTGGGGTCGGCTTCTCCGGGATGAAGCTGTAGCACCCCAGGGTCACCCTGCAGCCAGCAGCTGGGCCAGATGAGGGGCACCCAGGAGCAAAGAGAAGGGGCCCGCTGGCAGGACTGTAGATAAGGGTACTGAGGGACAGAATGGCAACCCCTTGGGCTGGTCCAGGGGGTGGGAGGTGTCCAGCTCAGGGGCAAGGGAAGGAATGTGCATTgatggaatgaataaataatcaatCAATAAACAGATGTGTGAGAAGGCAGAGGTGGCTCAAGAAGGCTCGGGACAATGCGGGTGTTCAGGAGACTAGTCCTTTCCTGGCAGGCGTGGGACTTGGTCTTGGTTGATGGCGGTAAGGGCAGGTCACTGAGACAGAGATGGCAATTGGGCCCTTGAggtcgggggggggggtgcttcTAAAGGTAGAGGGGTGAACAAAGGGAGCCAAGGAGGCTGGATTTGCAGTTTTCTGGTAGGAAAATGTCCTCTGTCTCAAAGCAGAGCTGTCTCTGAGAGTAGATGTTTGCCTTTGGGAAGCATCTGTGTGTCTGACGTCCATGTGTCCACGTTTAAGCTAGCAGGATGCCATCACCCCTTCCTCCTGTGGACTCTGGGGGTGGACTTTCAGAGCAGGCCAGGCTTTGGGGCACAGGCAGGGGTGTCTTTGAGCTCACCCCAGGGCCCACGCCTCTTAGAGGCAGGTACCCCCAGATTGGATGAGGAGGCTGACATTAGGGTCCCACAAGGAGGTGCCTTCTGGGGTCAGAGTGGTCACAGGGTGAAAGAGGCTCTTCATAAGGTGGTGAGTGCCCCATCATGAGATGTGTGAGCAGATGGTCAGCTGGAACCCAGGGGCCCCTCTGGCTCCAGATTCTTGCTGACCCATCATGTCTGTGGCTCCAGCTGAGCCAGACTCTTCCTGCTCCCTTGGAGATGTGGGCACGATCCCCAAGACCACCTGGTTCCCCCAGAGTCTGGACCCCTGAGGTCTGCCCTGCTTTGGGGTGTGAACAGCCCCATTTCTCCCTGATTCTACCCCTCCGCTGCATTTCCCGACCTCTCACGCCTGGACCATCCACCTCCCTCCTGGCCTCCCTGGACCGCCCCCTTCAGCCCTCCTCAAGCTCCCCTCCTGTTCCCCTTCCAACCGTGGCTGCCTAGAGCTGTTCCCTGGGCACACCTCCCTCCTGTCCTGTCCTAGGCCCCGTGGGGTACCACAGAGGGTGGCCTGGTCCCAGGCTGGCATCTCCAAGTGCTCTCAGCCAGCGATGGAGACAGCCCCATGTGCAGACAGGTCCTACACTCTGGTCTGGATCTCTGTGTCCCAGCCCAGCatgcctctgagcctcagtctccccatctgtgaaTGAAGGTCACCATTGTGTTCCTTGTCAGGGTTGCTGGGAGCGATTGGGCCTGACGTCCACCTCGGTGGGGCTGCTAGGCACCTGCGTGCTCAGAGATGACAACCGCAGCTCTCTCCCCTTCTGACTGCCTGCCTGCTTCCATCTCCTGAGTGACCAACGGTGCTGGTCTGGGCTTCGGGCCTTGGGCCAGCCCTCTGGCTGCTCAGGGTGCCAGCCCAGGCAGGGGCAGGCTGACTCATGCGGAGCAGCGTGGGCACCAAGAGCAGTTCCACTCTGTGGCTGCTATTTATAGCTCCCAGGCCAGCCTCTCGGCCTCGTGAGCCAGGGCA
This genomic window from Cervus canadensis isolate Bull #8, Minnesota chromosome 4, ASM1932006v1, whole genome shotgun sequence contains:
- the DIRAS1 gene encoding GTP-binding protein Di-Ras1; translated protein: MPEQSNDYRVVVFGAGGVGKSSLVLRFVKGTFRDTYIPTIEDTYRQVISCDKSVCTLQITDTTGSHQFPAMQRLSISKGHAFILVFSVTSKQSLEELGPIYKLIVQIKGSVEDIPVMLVGNKCDETQREVDTREAQAVAQEWKCAFMETSAKMNYNVKELFQELLTLETRRNMSLNIDGKRSSKQKRTDRIKGKCILM